In Allocoprobacillus halotolerans, a genomic segment contains:
- the mobV gene encoding MobV family relaxase: MAHAQKIKKQGVIGLVIHCERREGCELSNQDIDKSRTHLNYNLACDIQPMKPEQFLKKRISEVKHLKRDDIIYMVDWIVTLPKDVPQEDHEKFFELTFQFLTQKYNQKNVVSAWVHNDEATPHIHFSFIPVIEIDGVERLKCKDILTKKELKRFHPDLGAFLEQALGYMPSIQNNATINGNRTIKELKQQENLSFKKSLENIHKHNEATQNIIDESNHIDYNPSGLLEKTRTLKKCNQIIDGLKHSLNQYQKEVLGLTHLVTIQKEELDMYRSMPLAKQLKQKEEVIHNLHSSIHHLEQKISYEENQFQRLRENYDELEKKNDCLKENINLYKQFISLLGLDKIFRHFKQIFQREHNTINAYDLKDLYQKAQNAIIRVLSSLKEKIHYFEEKHPHESLEITIQSKNDRQYRDMEL; the protein is encoded by the coding sequence ATGGCTCATGCCCAAAAGATAAAGAAGCAAGGTGTCATTGGATTGGTTATCCATTGTGAAAGACGAGAGGGCTGCGAATTGTCTAATCAGGATATAGATAAAAGTAGAACCCATCTTAATTATAATCTGGCATGTGATATTCAACCGATGAAACCTGAACAGTTTTTAAAGAAAAGAATAAGTGAAGTCAAACATCTGAAAAGAGATGATATTATTTATATGGTGGATTGGATTGTGACACTTCCTAAAGATGTACCTCAAGAAGATCACGAGAAATTCTTTGAATTGACATTCCAATTTCTTACCCAAAAATATAATCAAAAGAACGTTGTCAGTGCTTGGGTGCACAATGATGAAGCAACACCACATATACACTTTTCATTTATACCAGTTATTGAAATAGATGGAGTTGAAAGATTGAAATGCAAGGATATTCTCACAAAGAAAGAACTCAAGCGATTTCACCCAGATTTAGGGGCGTTTCTTGAACAAGCCTTAGGTTATATGCCTTCCATTCAAAATAACGCTACAATCAACGGAAATCGCACAATAAAAGAGTTGAAACAACAAGAAAATTTAAGTTTTAAAAAGAGCTTAGAAAACATTCATAAACATAATGAAGCAACTCAAAACATTATTGATGAATCTAATCATATTGATTACAATCCATCCGGACTGTTGGAAAAGACAAGAACACTTAAAAAATGCAATCAGATTATTGATGGGCTTAAACATAGCCTAAATCAATACCAAAAAGAAGTATTAGGTTTAACACATCTTGTCACGATTCAAAAAGAAGAACTAGACATGTATAGATCCATGCCTTTAGCAAAACAACTTAAACAAAAGGAAGAAGTGATTCATAATTTGCATTCATCAATTCATCATCTTGAACAAAAAATATCTTATGAAGAAAATCAATTTCAAAGATTAAGAGAAAATTATGATGAACTGGAAAAGAAAAACGATTGCCTTAAAGAAAATATCAATCTCTATAAACAATTTATTTCTTTATTAGGATTAGATAAAATATTTAGACATTTCAAACAAATATTTCAAAGAGAACATAATACTATTAATGCCTATGATTTAAAAGACTTGTATCAAAAAGCTCAAAATGCCATAATAAGAGTCTTATCTTCATTAAAGGAAAAAATACATTATTTTGAAGAAAAACATCCACATGAATCATTAGAAATAACAATACAGTCAAAAAACGATCGACAATATCGTGATATGGAGCTTTAA
- a CDS encoding AAA family ATPase: MNHKLYSQSELLNTHFENKQDDILEGLLKVGLYIFAGTSKIGKSLLTTSLANAVANGEPFLSKKTKKGLVLYFDNDNYDFEAKSRIKAQQFQENDNVFYNFDDSGSLYDIKEFIMCFSRINEVSLIIIDCLANLYEFSDVDSFSENYATIKEFRDFIVNKNLCCVLTHHTKKGKAKLQDSVLGSKSLTSATTGTIIIETENEFSTTGTLNFILRSRKEKIPIKKDDHNINWVFNDSDDGDEFIDPNVLLIIKALAINESHCMKDNCQTLTAKMNLTINPKGLYRFLVKNKTILDENHIYFSKDKLLNVNN; encoded by the coding sequence ATGAATCATAAACTTTACTCACAAAGTGAATTATTAAATACTCATTTTGAAAATAAACAAGACGATATTCTGGAAGGATTGCTTAAAGTAGGACTGTATATATTTGCCGGTACGAGTAAAATTGGAAAATCTCTATTAACAACGAGCTTAGCTAATGCTGTTGCCAATGGTGAACCATTTTTAAGCAAGAAAACCAAGAAAGGACTTGTTTTATATTTTGATAATGATAATTATGATTTTGAAGCAAAATCAAGGATTAAAGCACAACAATTTCAAGAAAATGACAATGTTTTCTATAATTTTGATGATTCCGGCAGTTTATATGACATCAAAGAATTTATCATGTGTTTTTCAAGAATCAATGAAGTGAGTTTGATTATTATAGATTGCTTAGCTAATCTTTACGAATTTAGTGATGTTGATAGTTTTAGTGAAAATTATGCAACGATTAAAGAATTTAGAGATTTTATTGTTAATAAGAATTTATGTTGTGTTTTAACTCACCACACAAAAAAGGGAAAAGCCAAATTGCAAGATAGTGTTTTAGGTTCAAAATCGCTAACTTCAGCAACCACAGGAACTATCATCATTGAAACGGAAAATGAATTCAGTACGACAGGTACATTAAATTTTATTTTACGTTCACGCAAAGAGAAAATACCTATCAAAAAAGATGATCATAATATTAATTGGGTTTTTAACGATAGCGATGATGGTGATGAGTTTATTGATCCAAACGTATTGTTGATAATTAAAGCGTTAGCTATCAATGAATCTCATTGCATGAAAGATAACTGTCAAACACTCACTGCTAAAATGAATTTAACTATTAATCCTAAAGGTCTTTATAGATTTCTTGTGAAAAACAAGACAATACTTGATGAAAATCACATCTATTTTTCAAAAGACAAACTATTAAATGTCAATAATTAA
- a CDS encoding helix-turn-helix domain-containing protein, with translation MSITTYIHKLREEKDISFRQLSIDSKISYGNIMDIKNGRIAYPTDSILSKLSKYLNQPKEDILFDILKDDVDEDYSLVSLRYLCYLNTHNYTIAIKPNVPNHLRTGVMIFDGYAYKKRSGNTFTIVDSWSRIKKEHWSMLRVHFRTKLDRDSWTEVFINEDMYITNVLYFEIFRIETSGFENVKEVVITYDEKDHDVKYVEKFVPKKMTYKIKFVSL, from the coding sequence ATGTCAATAACAACATATATACATAAATTAAGAGAAGAAAAGGATATATCTTTTCGTCAGTTATCCATAGATTCAAAAATCAGTTATGGAAATATTATGGATATTAAAAATGGGCGAATAGCTTATCCAACTGATTCTATTCTAAGCAAATTATCAAAATATCTTAATCAACCAAAAGAAGATATTCTTTTTGATATCCTGAAAGATGATGTTGATGAAGATTATTCTTTGGTATCACTTCGTTACTTATGTTATTTAAATACACATAATTATACGATTGCGATTAAACCGAATGTTCCAAATCATTTGAGAACGGGAGTTATGATTTTTGATGGATATGCATATAAAAAACGTTCTGGAAATACTTTTACAATTGTAGATTCATGGTCACGTATAAAAAAAGAGCATTGGTCAATGCTCAGGGTTCATTTTCGTACAAAATTGGATAGAGATTCATGGACTGAAGTATTTATTAATGAAGATATGTACATAACTAATGTTTTGTATTTTGAAATATTCAGAATAGAAACCAGTGGATTTGAAAACGTTAAAGAAGTTGTCATTACATATGATGAAAAAGATCACGATGTTAAATATGTTGAAAAGTTTGTCCCTAAAAAAATGACTTATAAAATAAAATTTGTATCTTTATAA
- the nrdD gene encoding anaerobic ribonucleoside-triphosphate reductase: MKEMIDNVEVEVLNGDMNEEEMKAYVRYVKDKYPEETLTALTLTVDGDYVDMHYYLQPQPIQRIRRITGYLVGTLDRFNDAKRAEEHDRVKHHL; this comes from the coding sequence ATGAAAGAAATGATTGATAATGTAGAAGTAGAAGTTCTCAATGGTGATATGAATGAAGAAGAAATGAAAGCCTATGTTCGTTATGTCAAAGACAAATATCCTGAAGAAACATTAACAGCGTTGACTTTAACTGTTGATGGAGATTATGTAGATATGCATTATTATTTACAACCTCAACCGATTCAAAGAATCCGTCGTATTACGGGTTATTTAGTAGGAACATTGGATCGTTTCAATGATGCCAAAAGAGCAGAAGAACATGATCGTGTGAAACATCATTTATAA
- a CDS encoding immunoglobulin-like domain-containing protein: MLKKIIITIFSISLIFMLIGCSHSILDKDNPLGLKLSVSDVSNTGLKLTCQQSNTDLQEEVTTHLKYWVEKYENGKWVELEYTRTAHWDEVTVYTIPKNGEYWWTLFWIFYGELPSGEYRVKKIFEYKGNEYDYYAEFEIE; this comes from the coding sequence ATGTTAAAAAAGATCATAATAACAATTTTTAGCATATCCTTAATTTTTATGCTTATTGGCTGTTCACATTCAATTTTAGATAAAGATAATCCATTGGGATTAAAGTTAAGTGTATCAGATGTTTCTAACACTGGCTTAAAATTAACTTGTCAGCAATCTAATACCGATTTACAAGAAGAAGTCACAACTCATTTAAAGTATTGGGTTGAAAAATATGAAAATGGAAAATGGGTTGAATTAGAATATACTCGAACAGCTCATTGGGATGAAGTTACTGTTTATACAATTCCAAAAAATGGAGAGTATTGGTGGACGTTGTTTTGGATATTTTATGGAGAATTACCAAGTGGAGAATACAGGGTCAAAAAGATTTTTGAATATAAAGGAAATGAATATGATTATTATGCTGAGTTTGAAATAGAATAG
- a CDS encoding tyrosine-type recombinase/integrase, whose amino-acid sequence MLKTQEENNQKTLKEVIDEVILDCQYYMKETSIKTTKQALQHAKSLFDKPIVSITPQDLRQIILSLERKNLSIGTIDKIYYKLNLVFKYALENEYIQTNPLRKVRRIKKPDELEENNYNIWKLSEFQEFIYNVKEPLYYTLFSLLYYTGMQRGEALSLQWKHIDLNKGTIDIKQTLSNIHSVKEEVLTPPKTKNSTRLICIPQILINILKKWYQTESQKIGFSQESYVFGFIYPLARNTVHNQFRKHLIIGSKGYGYTYTSCLSGKIEIGATVMLDGKVYYNEEKRVDIRNGKYMLELKTLLIIHMD is encoded by the coding sequence TTGTTAAAGACTCAAGAAGAAAACAATCAAAAAACACTCAAAGAAGTTATTGATGAAGTTATTTTAGATTGCCAGTATTATATGAAAGAAACTTCTATCAAAACAACCAAACAGGCATTACAACATGCTAAAAGTTTGTTTGACAAACCTATTGTGAGTATTACTCCACAAGATTTAAGACAGATTATTCTTTCATTAGAAAGGAAAAATTTAAGTATTGGTACAATTGATAAAATATATTATAAACTTAACCTTGTCTTTAAATATGCTTTAGAAAATGAATATATTCAAACAAATCCGTTAAGAAAAGTACGAAGAATTAAAAAGCCTGATGAGTTAGAGGAAAACAATTATAATATATGGAAACTTTCAGAGTTTCAAGAGTTTATCTACAATGTGAAAGAGCCCTTATATTATACGTTATTCTCATTACTTTATTATACAGGTATGCAACGTGGTGAAGCTTTATCATTACAATGGAAACATATTGATTTGAATAAGGGAACAATTGATATTAAACAGACTCTATCTAATATTCATTCCGTCAAAGAAGAAGTCTTAACACCACCAAAGACAAAAAATTCAACACGATTAATTTGTATACCTCAAATTCTTATCAATATATTAAAGAAATGGTATCAAACGGAAAGCCAAAAAATCGGTTTTAGTCAAGAGTCCTATGTTTTTGGTTTTATCTATCCGCTTGCTCGAAATACAGTTCATAATCAATTTAGAAAACATTTGATAATTGGTTCTAAAGGATATGGATATACGTATACTTCTTGTTTAAGTGGAAAAATTGAAATTGGTGCAACTGTGATGTTGGATGGAAAGGTTTATTATAATGAAGAAAAAAGGGTGGATATAAGGAATGGAAAATACATGTTAGAATTAAAAACATTATTGATAATCCATATGGATTAA
- a CDS encoding DinB/UmuC family translesion DNA polymerase: protein MIIDDVYQTTGIPATVGVGTNLYLAKVALDITAKHNESHMAYLDEKLYQQTLWHHTALTDFWQVGRGIEKRLHQLGLMTMKDVAMCPQDILYKEFGVNARFLIQHAWGQEPATIPQIKSYKPKHRSISNGQVLFGDYGFQDGLLVLKEMVEDNTLELVEQRLVTNHISLHIRYVDASLPSTGGSRKISVVTNSCRLLMKEFVELYQSTTFRDQLIRKISIGLGNVKDERYEAYDLFTDYEDIQKERQLQQAIVDIKNKYGKDAVLKAMSTQEKSTAKQRHQLIGGHNAQ, encoded by the coding sequence ATGATTATAGATGATGTTTATCAGACAACCGGTATTCCAGCCACAGTAGGCGTTGGGACAAATCTTTATCTTGCAAAAGTTGCCTTAGATATTACCGCTAAACATAATGAAAGTCATATGGCTTATTTAGATGAAAAACTCTATCAACAAACTTTATGGCATCATACAGCACTTACAGATTTTTGGCAAGTTGGTAGAGGTATAGAAAAAAGACTTCATCAATTAGGATTGATGACTATGAAAGATGTGGCGATGTGTCCACAAGATATTCTTTATAAAGAATTTGGAGTCAATGCACGTTTTTTAATTCAACATGCATGGGGCCAAGAACCAGCAACGATTCCACAAATCAAAAGCTATAAGCCAAAACATCGTTCCATTTCTAATGGACAAGTTTTATTTGGTGATTATGGTTTTCAAGATGGTTTATTGGTGTTAAAAGAAATGGTTGAAGATAATACTTTAGAATTAGTAGAACAACGACTTGTTACAAATCATATTTCTTTGCATATCAGATATGTAGATGCATCATTACCATCAACAGGAGGAAGTCGTAAAATATCTGTGGTAACGAATTCTTGTCGCTTACTCATGAAAGAATTTGTTGAACTTTATCAATCTACGACTTTCCGTGATCAACTGATTAGAAAAATTTCGATAGGTTTAGGCAATGTTAAAGATGAAAGATATGAAGCTTATGATTTATTTACGGATTATGAAGATATACAAAAAGAAAGACAATTACAACAAGCTATTGTCGATATTAAAAATAAATATGGCAAGGATGCAGTCTTAAAAGCTATGAGTACCCAAGAGAAATCAACAGCCAAACAACGCCATCAATTGATAGGAGGACATAATGCACAATAA
- a CDS encoding PadR family transcriptional regulator — translation MAKYSNYLFKLDLLILSVLKHKDMYGYELSKVISDQTHGFVVPKHGTMYPVIYKLIEDGYITSHTIVVKNKARVYYHLEDKGREYLQQLVNDFDNLVLQINNIVHGGKNDDGE, via the coding sequence ATGGCTAAGTATTCTAATTATTTATTTAAACTTGATTTATTGATTTTAAGTGTCTTGAAACATAAAGATATGTATGGTTATGAACTGTCTAAAGTCATTTCTGATCAAACACATGGTTTTGTTGTACCTAAACATGGAACAATGTATCCTGTTATCTACAAGCTTATTGAAGATGGTTACATAACAAGTCATACAATTGTTGTGAAAAACAAGGCACGTGTTTATTATCATTTGGAAGATAAAGGTAGAGAATATCTTCAACAGCTTGTAAATGATTTTGATAATCTTGTATTACAAATTAATAATATCGTCCATGGAGGGAAAAATGATGACGGTGAATAA
- a CDS encoding ETX/MTX2 family pore-forming toxin — protein MKKNKIITSFVLLSLLIPITCSNVNASSAVIQPRGPICTPTKYYEPSSTKNDIIINKQGEFKNNGSQVQSKTISYSTTYKTETSVSTTAEFNLITAKLGATAKVGVGKSSTITTSSTFKISPHCIGYYKVGQKRKILLDIL, from the coding sequence ATGAAAAAAAATAAAATTATAACTAGCTTTGTATTATTGTCATTATTGATTCCTATTACTTGTTCAAACGTAAATGCATCTTCTGCAGTTATACAACCTAGAGGACCGATATGTACTCCTACTAAATACTATGAACCGTCTTCTACAAAAAATGACATAATTATTAATAAACAAGGTGAATTCAAAAATAATGGATCTCAAGTACAATCTAAGACTATTAGTTACTCAACTACATATAAAACCGAAACATCAGTTAGTACTACAGCAGAATTTAATTTAATAACTGCTAAATTAGGTGCTACGGCAAAGGTAGGAGTTGGAAAGTCAAGTACCATTACAACTTCATCAACGTTTAAAATTAGTCCCCATTGCATTGGATACTACAAGGTTGGTCAAAAAAGAAAAATACTTCTGGATATATTGTAA
- a CDS encoding tyrosine-type recombinase/integrase, which produces MLKTQEENNQKTLKEVIDEVILDCQYYMKETSIKTTKQALQHAKNLFDKPIVSITSQDLRQIILSLEKKNLSIATIDKIYYKLNLVFKYALENEYIQTNPLRKVRRIKKPDELNQTNYNVWKPSEFQEFIYNVKEPLYYTLFSLLYYTGMRRGEALSLQWKHIDLKKGTINIQQTLSNIHSVKEEVLTPPKTKNSTRLICIPQILINILEKWYQIESQKINFNQDAYVFGFIYPLARNTVHNQFRKHLRIGSKGYGYTYASCLSGKIKIGATVMLDGKVYYNEEKKGGYKEWKIHVKIKDIIDNPYGLNYVVEIALPYLRIHDLRHSCVSLMVNNAKTQQSLVAMAYHFGHSVETMLNTYSHLFTETEQALIQEFDQVIENQSTSIK; this is translated from the coding sequence TTGTTAAAGACTCAAGAAGAAAACAATCAAAAAACACTCAAAGAAGTTATTGATGAAGTTATTTTAGATTGTCAGTATTATATGAAAGAAACTTCTATCAAAACAACCAAACAGGCATTACAACATGCTAAAAATTTATTTGATAAACCAATTGTAAGTATCACTTCACAAGATTTAAGACAGATTATTCTTTCATTAGAAAAGAAAAATCTAAGTATCGCTACCATTGATAAAATCTATTACAAACTTAACCTTGTCTTTAAATATGCTTTAGAAAATGAATATATTCAAACAAACCCTTTAAGAAAAGTACGAAGAATTAAAAAACCTGATGAACTCAATCAAACCAATTATAATGTATGGAAGCCTTCAGAATTCCAAGAGTTTATCTATAATGTGAAAGAACCCCTATATTATACGTTATTCTCATTACTTTATTATACAGGTATGCGACGTGGTGAAGCTTTATCATTACAGTGGAAACATATTGATTTGAAAAAGGGAACTATTAATATTCAACAGACTCTATCCAATATTCATTCTGTCAAAGAAGAAGTCTTAACACCACCTAAGACAAAAAATTCAACACGACTAATTTGTATACCTCAAATTCTCATCAATATATTAGAGAAATGGTATCAAATAGAAAGTCAAAAAATCAATTTTAATCAAGATGCTTATGTTTTTGGTTTTATCTATCCCCTTGCCCGAAATACAGTTCATAATCAATTTAGAAAGCATTTAAGAATCGGTTCTAAAGGCTATGGATATACGTATGCCTCTTGTTTAAGTGGAAAAATAAAAATTGGTGCAACTGTGATGTTAGATGGAAAAGTTTATTACAACGAGGAGAAAAAAGGTGGATATAAAGAATGGAAGATACATGTGAAAATCAAAGACATTATTGACAATCCGTATGGATTGAATTATGTTGTAGAAATTGCATTACCCTATTTACGTATACATGATTTAAGACATAGTTGCGTATCTTTAATGGTCAATAATGCAAAAACACAACAATCTTTAGTTGCTATGGCTTATCACTTTGGACACAGTGTCGAAACAATGCTGAACACATACTCTCATTTATTTACAGAAACTGAACAGGCTCTTATTCAGGAGTTTGATCAGGTTATTGAAAATCAATCAACCTCTATAAAATAG
- a CDS encoding DUF6809 family protein, with translation MNDFIKDLYFGRFIPSEKEMPYTKEYQTALKHNEDTINQVLQIMKEKQIQNSEKLIDEVINSWIDVDNFVILNAFEDGIKLGLELGRLVKQKNLVQIWCKKRDSI, from the coding sequence ATGAATGATTTTATAAAAGATTTATATTTTGGAAGATTTATACCTAGCGAAAAAGAAATGCCTTATACAAAGGAATATCAAACAGCATTAAAGCACAATGAAGATACAATTAATCAGGTATTACAAATCATGAAAGAAAAACAAATTCAAAATTCTGAAAAATTAATTGATGAAGTCATTAATTCTTGGATAGATGTAGATAACTTTGTTATACTTAATGCTTTTGAAGATGGTATAAAACTAGGTTTAGAACTAGGAAGATTGGTAAAACAAAAGAATTTGGTGCAAATTTGGTGCAAAAAAAGAGATTCTATATAA
- a CDS encoding DUF6120 family protein gives MTVNKRYYRDVKKLFPIYAKKERFYLKQLKEQINEYDDATYDELVNNFGDPIEIVKSYYETVNSRYLLKRINLKRIITMTCILVLMLSTLYLGYRTYSLHEAVNNFKTGVPADIEETIEVIE, from the coding sequence ATGACGGTGAATAAAAGATATTATAGGGATGTAAAAAAACTTTTTCCTATATATGCAAAAAAGGAGAGGTTTTATCTTAAACAGCTTAAAGAACAAATAAATGAATATGATGATGCTACATATGATGAACTAGTAAATAATTTCGGAGATCCTATAGAAATTGTTAAATCATATTACGAAACGGTAAATAGTCGATATTTATTGAAGAGAATAAATTTGAAAAGAATTATTACAATGACATGTATATTAGTATTAATGTTAAGTACCCTTTATTTAGGATATAGAACATATTCATTGCATGAAGCTGTTAACAATTTCAAAACAGGCGTTCCTGCAGATATTGAAGAAACGATTGAGGTAATAGAATAA
- a CDS encoding YolD-like family protein — translation MEDECERLNSLFQRLHKGLLVKVTYYAHQQYLTIQGVITKIDRDYCRMIFINQQRISFDDIMDIEIME, via the coding sequence ATGGAAGATGAATGTGAAAGATTAAATTCTCTGTTTCAAAGATTGCATAAAGGATTATTGGTGAAAGTCACTTATTATGCACATCAGCAATATTTGACTATACAAGGAGTCATTACAAAAATAGATAGAGATTATTGTAGAATGATTTTTATTAATCAACAAAGAATTTCATTTGATGATATTATGGATATTGAAATTATGGAATAA
- a CDS encoding C39 family peptidase produces MFLPEESYDYYVYPVFIDNEIKSTIHISKDEDGFASTYTKAFAESLNNLKNQTTFSHPLSLIRQNGFIYAEINGQRTLIDHYDFSDNSSTLSSLPEVDTSGVPVCNVYSDIIMNEADNMIVTRAMVNKINWKVYETQGNHPWCASITTTNIVRNKGKNMTSSQMRSWLGDNDGLTNAQVANYLKNYHKYTRVKYTTSGSLAQSTLESNIDGGSAVFAHFADGSTGHAFAIIGYNNVANAYHIHNPWYNYTETMGYGGTYVTSTYKFKWTGGSVYNIYN; encoded by the coding sequence GTGTTTTTACCTGAAGAATCTTATGATTATTATGTATATCCAGTTTTTATAGATAATGAAATTAAATCAACTATCCATATTTCTAAGGATGAAGATGGATTTGCATCAACCTATACAAAGGCTTTTGCTGAATCATTAAATAATTTGAAGAATCAAACTACTTTTTCACATCCGTTATCATTAATTAGACAAAATGGTTTTATATATGCAGAAATCAACGGTCAAAGAACTCTTATAGATCATTATGATTTTTCAGATAATTCATCTACGTTATCATCCTTGCCTGAAGTTGATACATCTGGCGTTCCTGTTTGTAATGTATATAGTGACATTATTATGAATGAAGCTGATAATATGATTGTGACAAGAGCTATGGTTAACAAAATAAATTGGAAAGTGTATGAAACGCAAGGAAATCACCCTTGGTGTGCTTCTATTACAACAACTAATATTGTTAGAAACAAAGGTAAAAATATGACCTCATCTCAGATGAGAAGTTGGCTAGGAGATAATGATGGATTAACTAATGCACAAGTAGCCAATTATTTAAAAAATTATCATAAATATACAAGAGTGAAATATACAACAAGCGGATCACTTGCACAATCCACATTAGAAAGCAATATCGATGGTGGCAGTGCAGTCTTTGCACATTTCGCTGATGGTAGCACTGGACATGCTTTTGCAATTATAGGATATAATAATGTAGCAAATGCATATCATATTCATAATCCTTGGTATAATTATACAGAAACAATGGGTTATGGAGGAACGTATGTTACTTCTACCTATAAATTCAAATGGACTGGAGGAAGTGTCTACAACATATATAATTAA
- a CDS encoding IS110 family transposase: MKNYNYNLYVGIDVSKGKADAAVLAVPELRSVKPHFLRKKLSFKFIKSEVVEFLNTVRKYSSDQYCLHTYFALEVTGIYSTNIYTFIKQNCNSDEEIHQLNTDFVNKWRESHNISKSDPLDAQTICSIIGTDDQVKYVSDSVFENKNGYQDLKALVHRHYQIKKLYSQETNRLIALCDCYFPELQYVFEPKSAAFLAVLSQYPTSHDIINASKNEVFHLVYEATRHRCSMDKIDKLFNYAQDTLVPHVSDHMRYVISNTVESIIHIRTQLKLIEKDIRKLAATFNVYSLLLTITGCGPLTAAVIIAETGDIFRFKNADHYVSYSGSSPRNKRSGKSVEIMGKISKKGSKYLRHALYMIAEFARRHNPVLKHLFERVKNGNKKRHKLAVIAVANRIARYIYSIMKNESSFIIMHENIMRLPEETRNTFFNSISLDFPKNTRKQIYQYSDINGEIHRFVYRNEATESVA; encoded by the coding sequence ATGAAAAATTACAATTACAATCTTTATGTTGGCATTGATGTCTCTAAAGGCAAGGCTGATGCTGCTGTTCTGGCTGTCCCTGAATTAAGATCGGTCAAACCTCATTTCCTTAGAAAAAAATTATCTTTTAAGTTTATTAAATCTGAAGTTGTTGAGTTTTTAAATACTGTTAGAAAGTATTCCAGTGATCAGTACTGTCTCCACACTTATTTTGCTTTGGAAGTCACTGGCATATATTCTACTAATATCTACACCTTTATTAAACAAAACTGTAATAGCGATGAAGAAATCCATCAGCTTAATACGGATTTCGTTAATAAATGGAGAGAAAGCCATAATATATCTAAATCTGATCCTTTGGATGCTCAAACCATCTGTTCCATTATCGGTACTGATGATCAGGTCAAATATGTTTCAGATTCTGTTTTTGAAAACAAAAACGGATATCAAGATCTTAAGGCTCTCGTTCACAGACACTATCAGATTAAAAAACTCTATTCTCAGGAAACTAACCGTCTCATTGCCCTTTGTGATTGTTATTTCCCTGAACTTCAGTATGTTTTTGAACCTAAATCAGCTGCTTTCCTGGCTGTCTTATCTCAATATCCTACTTCGCATGATATCATAAATGCTTCCAAAAATGAAGTGTTTCATCTTGTTTACGAAGCAACTAGACATCGCTGCAGTATGGATAAGATTGATAAGCTTTTCAATTATGCTCAGGATACACTGGTTCCACATGTATCCGATCATATGAGATATGTTATTTCCAACACTGTTGAAAGCATCATCCATATTCGTACACAATTGAAACTGATTGAAAAAGATATCAGAAAGCTTGCTGCCACTTTTAATGTTTACAGTCTGCTGTTGACCATCACTGGCTGTGGTCCTTTGACTGCCGCTGTTATCATCGCTGAAACCGGAGACATCTTCAGATTCAAAAATGCTGATCATTATGTCTCTTACAGTGGTTCATCACCACGTAACAAGCGTTCTGGCAAGTCTGTGGAAATCATGGGCAAGATTTCCAAGAAAGGCTCAAAATACCTGAGACACGCTCTTTACATGATTGCCGAATTTGCCAGACGACATAATCCTGTTCTTAAACACTTATTTGAAAGAGTGAAGAACGGAAATAAAAAGCGTCATAAATTAGCGGTCATTGCAGTTGCCAATCGCATTGCCAGATATATCTATTCAATCATGAAAAACGAAAGCAGTTTTATAATCATGCATGAAAATATCATGCGATTACCAGAAGAAACCCGAAATACGTTCTTCAATTCAATATCTTTAGATTTTCCAAAGAATACCAGAAAACAGATTTATCAGTATTCTGATATCAATGGTGAAATCCATCGCTTTGTTTATAGGAACGAAGCAACGGAATCAGTAGCTTAA